In one Melaminivora jejuensis genomic region, the following are encoded:
- a CDS encoding thiamine pyrophosphate-dependent dehydrogenase E1 component subunit alpha, translated as MNELLDLYRTMVRIRAFEDAAEAASQGGVSWGGAATEGAEVRVKGPLHLSTGQEAVAAGVCAHLHARDLLTSTHRGHGHTLAKGADPTKMMCELFGRASGYNGGKGGSMHIADFSVGMLGANGVVTAGLPIAVGAAHGLKIRGADAIAVSFFGDGAINRGPFLEALNWAQIYRLPVLFVCEDNRISATTPSAPMTAGEQAASARAEALGIAAVQVDGNDVQAVSDAARQLIAGIRAGSGPRLLHAQTYRLKGHVSVDPASYRDPAEVAAARQNDPIDRARERLRALGLGEQAEQIERAALEEITTAVATASAAPLPAAEAAYSDVVSIGEGAWT; from the coding sequence ATGAACGAACTGCTTGACCTGTACCGCACCATGGTGCGGATTCGCGCCTTCGAGGACGCGGCGGAGGCGGCCAGCCAGGGGGGCGTCTCCTGGGGCGGCGCAGCCACCGAAGGCGCCGAAGTGCGCGTCAAAGGCCCGCTGCACCTGTCCACCGGCCAGGAGGCCGTGGCCGCCGGCGTGTGTGCGCACTTGCACGCGCGCGACCTGCTGACCTCCACGCACCGCGGCCACGGCCACACGCTGGCCAAGGGGGCCGACCCGACCAAGATGATGTGCGAGCTGTTCGGCCGCGCCAGCGGCTACAACGGCGGCAAGGGAGGCTCCATGCACATTGCGGACTTCTCCGTCGGGATGCTGGGCGCCAACGGCGTGGTCACCGCCGGCCTGCCGATCGCCGTGGGCGCGGCGCACGGCCTGAAGATTCGCGGCGCGGACGCCATCGCCGTGAGCTTCTTCGGCGACGGCGCCATCAACCGTGGCCCGTTTCTCGAAGCCCTGAACTGGGCGCAGATCTACCGCCTGCCGGTGCTGTTCGTCTGCGAGGACAACCGCATCTCGGCCACCACGCCCTCGGCCCCCATGACGGCGGGCGAGCAGGCCGCCAGCGCCCGCGCCGAGGCCCTCGGCATCGCCGCAGTGCAGGTCGATGGCAACGACGTGCAGGCGGTCAGCGACGCCGCGCGGCAGTTGATCGCCGGCATCCGTGCCGGCAGCGGCCCGCGCCTGCTGCACGCGCAGACCTACCGGCTCAAGGGCCACGTCTCGGTCGATCCGGCCAGCTACCGCGACCCGGCGGAAGTCGCCGCCGCCCGGCAAAACGACCCCATAGACCGGGCGCGCGAACGCCTGCGCGCCCTGGGCCTGGGCGAGCAGGCCGAGCAGATCGAGCGCGCCGCCCTGGAGGAAATCACCACCGCCGTGGCCACGGCCAGCGCCGCGCCGCTGCCCGCAGCCGAGGCCGCCTACAGCGACGTGGTCAGCATTGGAGAAGGCGCATGGACATGA
- a CDS encoding DUF169 domain-containing protein — protein sequence MTTTSTPPAPPASSSAALPPLPELCTQLEHTLKLRVPPIGMQLLETAEELQAIARLRRPKAVHTMDQIVGQATRLGWTVGITAEDLVADQCRFVVDLGEDDPAWHTGAHMSGVWYATVEDATRHQAAMHRVPQGRYGGVLDDEMLIALTVADIAKALDGMQALARNGLRYPFPQYGIQMDARAGLGVSYPRKD from the coding sequence ATGACCACGACGAGCACACCCCCCGCCCCACCGGCGTCCAGCTCCGCCGCCCTGCCCCCGCTGCCCGAGCTGTGTACGCAACTGGAGCACACGCTCAAGCTGCGCGTGCCGCCCATCGGAATGCAACTGCTCGAAACCGCCGAAGAGCTGCAGGCCATCGCGCGCCTGCGCCGGCCCAAGGCCGTCCACACCATGGATCAGATCGTCGGCCAGGCCACGCGGCTGGGCTGGACGGTGGGCATCACCGCCGAAGACCTGGTGGCCGACCAGTGCCGCTTCGTCGTCGACCTGGGCGAGGATGACCCGGCCTGGCACACCGGCGCGCACATGAGCGGCGTGTGGTATGCCACGGTGGAGGACGCCACGCGCCACCAGGCGGCCATGCACCGCGTGCCGCAGGGGCGCTATGGCGGTGTGCTGGACGACGAGATGCTGATAGCGCTCACCGTGGCCGACATTGCCAAAGCGCTGGACGGGATGCAGGCGCTGGCCAGGAACGGCCTGCGCTACCCCTTCCCGCAGTACGGCATCCAGATGGATGCACGGGCCGGGCTGGGGGTGAGCTACCCCAGGAAGGACTGA
- a CDS encoding alpha-ketoacid dehydrogenase subunit beta produces the protein MDMSSPNTAPNTAGARSIRTLTYAQAAALALQEAMQAQPHIVALGEDLGRGGVFGQYRATDGRCLVEHFGAQRIIDTPISEATIMGAGVGMALAGLHPVVEMRVADFALCAIDELVNQAAKNRFMFGGQGRVPLVARLPIGIWTASAAQHSQSFEAWFAHVPGLVVLAPGTPQDNYGLLKAALASGDPVVYMEHKELWGLQGEVDTQAPVEIGQCRLAFEDGGGADDLAIVSWSRQVHTCVEAARELAGAGVRARVLDLRSIWPWDRQAVLAAASASGRLLVVHEAVQAAGFGAEIAATVAEHTGARVARLGAPRIPVGYAPTLEAESRIGAAQVVQAARRLLAR, from the coding sequence ATGGACATGAGCAGCCCGAATACCGCACCCAACACCGCCGGCGCGCGGAGCATCCGCACCCTGACCTACGCGCAGGCCGCCGCCCTGGCGCTGCAGGAGGCCATGCAGGCGCAGCCGCACATCGTCGCCCTGGGCGAAGACCTGGGGCGCGGCGGCGTCTTCGGGCAGTACCGCGCCACCGACGGGCGCTGCCTGGTCGAGCACTTCGGCGCGCAGCGCATCATCGACACGCCGATCTCCGAAGCCACCATCATGGGCGCCGGCGTCGGCATGGCGCTGGCCGGGCTGCACCCGGTGGTCGAGATGCGCGTGGCCGACTTTGCCCTGTGCGCCATCGACGAGCTGGTCAACCAGGCCGCCAAGAACCGCTTCATGTTCGGCGGCCAGGGCCGCGTGCCGCTGGTGGCACGGCTGCCCATCGGCATCTGGACGGCCTCGGCGGCGCAGCATTCGCAGTCCTTCGAGGCCTGGTTCGCCCACGTGCCGGGCCTGGTCGTGCTGGCACCGGGCACGCCGCAGGACAACTACGGCCTGCTGAAAGCCGCGCTGGCCAGTGGCGATCCGGTGGTCTATATGGAGCACAAGGAGCTGTGGGGCCTGCAGGGCGAGGTGGACACGCAGGCCCCGGTGGAGATCGGCCAATGCCGCCTGGCCTTCGAGGACGGCGGCGGGGCTGATGATCTGGCCATCGTGTCCTGGTCGCGCCAGGTGCATACCTGCGTGGAGGCCGCGCGCGAGCTGGCCGGCGCCGGCGTGCGTGCGCGCGTGCTGGACTTGCGCTCCATCTGGCCCTGGGATCGCCAGGCCGTGCTGGCCGCCGCCAGTGCCAGCGGGCGGCTGCTGGTGGTGCATGAGGCGGTGCAGGCGGCGGGCTTCGGCGCGGAGATCGCCGCCACCGTGGCCGAGCACACGGGCGCGCGCGTGGCCCGCCTGGGCGCGCCGCGCATCCCCGTGGGCTACGCGCCGACGCTGGAGGCTGAGTCGCGCATCGGCGCCGCGCAGGTGGTGCAGGCCGCCCGGCGGCTGCTGGCGCGCTGA